The window ATGTCCATTACTTCGCTGGTGATGGTTGCTGCCTTTGCCATTATTTATTTTATTACTTATAGCAACATCCATTCGGAAATTGAAAGCAAATTGAATTCACGATCCGAAACGCAAATCACAATACAAGGAAAGACCTTGCCCGGTGCGGAAATAGGAACCAGATCCATTATCCAAAATCTTTCTTTGGACGGTCCTTTTTCATTTAATATTGAGGTAGATTCCCAGGGCCAGATTTTAAAAATCAACTCTTTTGTTGATATGCCGGCCGAGGCTTATTATAAAGCGGCTGAAACTGCCTGGAACAATCAAAAAAACAATAGCGCCATCACCTTAGAAGGCAGACAGTGGCGATATGCTTTAAGCCAAATGGGCAAACATGTTATTAGTGGAAACGGACAATCCTTTATCGTAGCGGAAGACAAATATAAGATTGTTTTTTTAGACGTGACGGAATACAATAAAACTCTGTTTGAACTGCTTACAACCTTAATTTTTGTAGGATTCATCATGCTTTTGGTTATTTTTATCATTAGCCGTTTCTTTGCCAACCGGGCCATTAAACCAATCGCCGAAGCATGGGAAAAACAAAAACAATTTGTGGCCGATGCTTCTCACGAATTAAAAACACCCCTTTCCATTATCAATGCCAATTACGACGCACTTTTGGCCAATCAGGAAGAAACCATTGAAAGTCAAATAAAATGGCTTTCCTATATAAAAGTCGGAACGGACAGAATGACAGAACTCCTCAACAACCTTTTATCTTTGGCCAAGATAGAGGATGTCAATTTAGAAATACGGAAAATGCCATTTAATATGAGCAGCGCCATTTATGATGTGATGTCGTCCATGGAAGCCGTAGTGATTGAAAAAGGGATTAAACTCTCCCATTCCATAGAGCCTGATATCATTGTTAAAGGCGACTTGGAAAAAGTTAAACAGGTTGTGGCGATTTTATTCGATAACGCTGTAAAATATGCAAATGAAAATGGGCAGATTGATCTATCACTAACAAAATCAAAACGTCAGGTTATCTATTCTATAAAAAATAGTGGGAAAGGCATCGCGAAACAAGATTTGCCCAGAGTTTTTGACCGATTTTATAGAGCAGACCTCTCCAGAACCCATGAAAACGGCGGTTACGGTTTAGGGTTATCCATCGCCAAAACCATTATAGATCGGTTGGGCGGTGATATACAGGTTACCAGTGTGGAAAATGAATACACGACTTTTACTTTCACCCTGGGACTGTAATGGATAAACAATTAATTACCATTGATACACGTATTAACACGTGTTATAATAATCAAGAGGTGGGGTGGATGAAGCGACGAGACCTTGACAAAAAACTAAAAACCGCTGGGTGGGAAATAACAGTAGGCAAAAAACGACATGGCTAAGCACCCAAATAAACCCGGAATAAAAATCCCACTCCCAAGACACAAAGAAATCAATGAATACACCGCCAAAGGAATCCTAGAAGCAGCAGGACTTGAATAAGTCCCGCTCTTCGGGAATTATAATAAATAATAATATATTCTTGACATTGAAAGGGGGTAAATAATATAAAATATGTTTACCTTGCTATATTCACTCCTCTACCTTCCGGTGAATATGACGTCCGCATCCCAGATTTACCCGGATGTATTACTTGCGGTAAGAACCTAGTCGATGCTATAGAAATGGCCGAGGATGCTGCCGCAATGTGGCTATGTGATGCAGAAGATAGCCAGGAATCAATTCCCTCACCGTCTGAAAAATTAGATACCGCTAAATCCCAATTTGTTAATTTCATTGTTGCGGATACTGATAAATATAGGCTGGAAAACGATAATCGCGCAGTTAAGAAAACGCTAACCATTCCAAGTTGGCTAAATGCTAAAGCAGAAAAGGCCGGCGTTAATTTTTCTCAAACCCTCCAAACCGCATTAAAACAGCAACTGGGTGTTGATTAAAAATGCCTCAACCAAGATCTTG is drawn from Desulforamulus ruminis DSM 2154 and contains these coding sequences:
- a CDS encoding sensor histidine kinase — protein: MFTRLRNKFLILNMSITSLVMVAAFAIIYFITYSNIHSEIESKLNSRSETQITIQGKTLPGAEIGTRSIIQNLSLDGPFSFNIEVDSQGQILKINSFVDMPAEAYYKAAETAWNNQKNNSAITLEGRQWRYALSQMGKHVISGNGQSFIVAEDKYKIVFLDVTEYNKTLFELLTTLIFVGFIMLLVIFIISRFFANRAIKPIAEAWEKQKQFVADASHELKTPLSIINANYDALLANQEETIESQIKWLSYIKVGTDRMTELLNNLLSLAKIEDVNLEIRKMPFNMSSAIYDVMSSMEAVVIEKGIKLSHSIEPDIIVKGDLEKVKQVVAILFDNAVKYANENGQIDLSLTKSKRQVIYSIKNSGKGIAKQDLPRVFDRFYRADLSRTHENGGYGLGLSIAKTIIDRLGGDIQVTSVENEYTTFTFTLGL
- a CDS encoding type II toxin-antitoxin system HicB family antitoxin, whose protein sequence is MFTPLPSGEYDVRIPDLPGCITCGKNLVDAIEMAEDAAAMWLCDAEDSQESIPSPSEKLDTAKSQFVNFIVADTDKYRLENDNRAVKKTLTIPSWLNAKAEKAGVNFSQTLQTALKQQLGVD